The DNA window CCACGTCCTGGACGTCCACCGCGTCGGCATCGACGACTCCTTCTTCGACCTCGGCGGAGATTCGCTGTCGGCCATGCGGCTGGTCGCGGAGATCAACTCCAGTCTCGATGTTCACCTTGGTGTTCGGGCTTTGTTCGAAGCGCCCACCATTCGCCGCTTGGCGGCGCGGCTGGGTAACGACGGGGGAGGGCGCCTGCCGCTGGTGGCCGGCCCGCGCCCGGCGGTGGTGCCGTTGTCGTTCGCCCAGTCGCGGTTGTGGTTCATGGGCCAACTGCACGGGCCGTCACCGGTGCACAACATGGCCATCGCCTTACAGCTGCACGGGCGTCTGGATGGCGAGGCGTTCGGCGCCGCGCTGGGCGACGTCGTGGCCCGCCACGAAAGCCTGCGCACGCTGTTCCCGTCGCACGACGGCATCCCTGCGCAGCTGGTGGTCGAGGCCGACGACGCCGACTTCGGTTGGCAGATCACCGATGCGCGCGGGTGGTCACCCACCCGGCTGGGCAAGGCCGTCGACACCGCGGTGGGCCACCGCTTCGACCTGGCCACCGAGCTTCCCCTGCGGGCACTGCTTTTCCGGCTCAACGACAACGAGTACCTGTTGGTGGCCGTGCTTCATCACATCGCCGCCGATGGCTGGTCGCTGACCCCGCTGGTGCGCGACCTGGGGGAGGCGTATGCCGGCCGCGTGGCCGGGCACGCACCGGAGTGGACGCCGTTGCCGGTGCAGTATGTCGACTACACGCTGTGGCAGCGTGCGCAATTCGGCGAGTTGCAGGATCCGCACAGTCTGATCGCCGGGCAGTTGCGGTATTGGGAACACACCCTGGCCGGAATGCCCGAGCGACTGGAGTTGCCCACCGATCGGCCGTATCCGTTGGTGGCCGATTTCGGCGGGGCCAGCGTGGCGGTGGATTGGTCCGCGGAATTGCAGCAGCGGGTGCGTGCGGTGGCCGGCGCGCACAACGCGACCAGCTTCATGGTGGTGCAGGCCGCGCTGGCGGTGCTGCTGGCCAAGATCACCGCGAGTTCAGATGTGGCGGTGGGCTTTCCGATCGCCGGGCGGCGCGATCCGGCCCTGAATGACGTGGTGGGTTTCTTCGTCAACACCCTGGTGCTGCGGGTCGACCTGGCCGGTGACCCCACCATCGCCGAGGTGTTGGCGCACGTGCGCGCGCGCAGCCTGGCCGCCTACGAACATCAGGACGTGCCCTTCGAGCTGCTGGTGGAACGGCTCAACCCCACCCGCAGCCTGGCGCACCATCCGCTGGTGCAGGTCATGTTGGCCTGGCAGAACACCGATTCCGCCGACCTGAGCCTCGGTGACGTGCGCGTCACGCCGCTGCCCGTCGACACGCGCACCGCCCGAATGGATCTCGCGTGGTCGCTGGCCGAACGCTGGACCTCCGACGGCCAGCCCGCCGGGATCGGCGGAGCGGTCGAGTTCCGCACCGACGCGTTCGACGCCGCGACGATCGAAACCCTGATCAGCCGGCTGCATCGGGTGCTGACGGCCATCACCGCCGACCCGACCCGCAGACTGTCGTCGATCGATGTGCTCGGCGCCGGCGAGCATGCGCGTCTGGATGCCATCGGCAACCGGGCGGCGCTGACGCGCCCGTCGCGCACACCCGCGTCGATCCCGGAGGTGTTCGCCGGCCACGTCGCACGCACCCCGGAGGCGGTGGCGATCACTTACGCGGGACAGTCGTGGACCTACCGCCAACTCGACGAATCCGCGAACCGATTGGCGCACTCGCTCGTTGAGCACGGGGCGGGACCGGGGCAGTGCGTGGCCCTGCTCGTCGAACGCTCGGCCCGCGCGGTGGCCGCGATCCTGGCGGTGCTCAAGACGGGTGCCGCGTATGTGCCGATCGACCCGGGCCTGCCCGCGGCCCGGATCGACTTCATGCTCGCCGATGCCGCGCCGGCCGCGGTGCTCACCACCGCCGAGTTGCGTTCTCGGATAGACGATTCCGGACCGATCGTCATCGATATCGAGGACCCCTCAATCCGGGACCGGCCCACTGCGGCGCCGCCGGCACCGGGACCGCACGACGTCGCCTACACGATCTACACCTCGGGCACCACCGGGGTTCCCAAGGGCGTGGCGGTCAGCCACCACAACGCCACCCGGTTGTTCGCCTCGCTGGGCGCTGCCGGGCTGCCGGCGGCGCCGGGCAAGGTGTGGAGCCAGTGTCATTCGCTGGCGTTCGACTTCTCGGTATGGGAGATCTTCGGGGCGCTGCTGCACGGCGGACGGGTGCTGGTGGTACCCGACGAGGTGGTGCGCTCGCCGAAAGAGTTGCACGCCTTGCTCGTTGCGGAGAACGTCGACATGCTGACCCAGACACCGTCCGAGGTGGCGATGCTCTCCACCGAGGGCCTGGGCTCGGCGGTGTTGGCCGTCGCGGGCGAAGCATGCCCGGTCGACGTGGTGGACCGCTGGGCGGCAGGCCGTGTGATGGTCAACGTCTACGGCCCCACCGAGATCACGATCGTCGCGGCCATCAGTGCGCCGCTCACCCCCGGGCCCGAGGCACCGCCGATCGGTTCACCGGTGTCCGGCGCCGCGCTGTTCGTGCTCGACGGATGCCTGCAACCGGTGCCCGCGGGAGTGGTCGGCGAGTTGTACGTCGCCGGTTCCGGCGTGTCGACCGGCTACCTGGGCCGGCCCGGCCTGACCGCCGCGCGGTTCGTGGCGTGCCCGTTCGGCGGAACCGGTGCGCGCATGTACCGCACCGGGGACCTGGCGTGGTGGGGTCCGGACGGGCAACTGCGCTACGTCGGTCGCGCCGACGAACAGGTCAAGATCCGCGGGTACCGCATCGAACTCGGCGAGATCCAGGCCGCGCTGGCCGGGCTGGCCGGGGTGGAGCAGGCGTTGGTGATCGCCCGCGAGGATCGCCCGGGCGACAAGCGGCTGGTGGGGTACATCATTGGAACGGCCAACCCGGCCGAGCTTCGCACCCTGCTGGCCGAGCGGCTGCCCGCCTACATGGTGCCGGCCGCGGTGGTGGTGCTGCCGGCGCTGCCGTTGACGCCCGGCGGCAAACTGGACACCCGCGCGCTGCCGGCGCCCGACTACCAGGGCACCGACGACTACCTCGCCCCGGCCACCGCGGTCGAGGAGATCCTGGCGTGGCTGTACGCCCAGGTGCTGGGCTTGGAGCGGGTGGGCGTCCAGGAATCGTTCTTCGACCTGGGCGGCGACTCGCTGTCGGCGATGCGCCTGGTCGCGGCGATCTACAACGCCCTCGATATCCACCTGCCGGTACGCGCCGTCTTCGAGGCGCCGTCGGTGCGCAGCCTCAGTCAGCAGCTGAACGGTGATTACGTTGCGGCAGAAGACCTTCGGGCAGATTTTGCGTCCGTGCACGGCCGTGACGCGACCGAGGTGTACGCCAGCGATCTCACGCTGGACAAGTTCATCGACGCCCCGGCACTGTCGGCCGCGCAGGGACTGCCGGGCCCGCGCGGCGAGGTACGCACGGTCCTGCTGACCGGGGCGACCGGATTCCTGGGCCGTTACCTGGTCCTGCAGTGGCTCGAACGGCTGGAACTGGCCGACGGCAAATTGATCTGCCTGGTGCGGGCCACCTCGGATGAGGATGCGCGGCGCCGGCTCGAAAAGACCTTCGACAGCGGCGATCCGGCGCTGCTGCGGTACTTCCACGAACTGGCCGAGGACCATCTCGAGGTCGTCGCCGGCGACAAGGGACGGCCCAACCTCGGTGTGGACGAAAAAACCTGGCAGCGGCTGGCCGACACCGTCGACCTGATCGTGGACTCGGCGGCCGTCGTCAACGGCGTGCTGCCCTACAGCGAGCTGTTCACCCCCAACGTCGCGGGTACCGCGGAGCTGATCCGGCTGGCGCTCACCACCAAACTCAAGCCCTACACCTACGTGTCGACGGCCAACGTCGGTGACCAGATCGAGCCGTCGGCGTTCACCGAGCACGCCGACGTCCGGACCGTCGGCGCGACCCGCACGGTCGACGGCGGCTACGGCAACGGCTACGGCAACAGCAAGTGGGCGGGCGAGGTGCTGCTGCGCGAGGCGAACGACCTGTGCGGCCTGCCGGTTTCGGTGTTCCGCTGCGACATGATCCTGGCCGACACCACCTACCGCGGCCAGCTGAACCTGTCGGACACGTTCACCCGGATGGTGCACAGCGTGGTGGCCAGCGGCGTCGCGCCGCGCTCGTTCTATGAGCTGGACGCGCACGGCGACCGGCAACGCGCGCACTTCGACGCCCTGCCCGTCGAGTTCGTCGCCGAGGCGATCACCACGCTGGGCGCCCAGGTGATGGATGGGTTCGAGACGTACCACGTGATGAACCCGCACGACGACGGGATCGGGCTCGACGAGTACGTCGACTGGCTGATCGAGGCGCGCTACCCGATCGAGCGCGTCGACGACTTCGGGGACTGGCTGCAACGAATGGAGACCGCCCTGCGCGCCCTGCCCGAACGGCAGCGCCATCAGTCGGTGCTGCAGCTGCTGCAGTTACGCAACGCCCAGCACGTGCCGCCGGCGGACCCGGCCCGCGGGTGCCTGGCGCCGACGGAGCGCTTCCGTGCCGCGGTGCAGGACGCCAAAATCGGCCCCGATAACGACATCCCGCAGATCGACGCGTCGGTGATCGTCAAGTACGTCACCGACTTGCAGCTGCTCGGTCTGCTGTGAAATCCATTCAGCAGTAATAGATTTCACCGCGAGATCGACAAGCCGGGTCGCTGCGACGTCCGCTGACTACCATGACGGTAGAACGCGACGGTCCCGCCAGCGCAAAGGAGTGCTCAGCCGATGACAACAGCGCGCCTGCCCCAACTGCCACTCGAGGAAGCCCGGGCCGCCGCCGACGAAGCGGCCGTCCCCAACTACATGGCCGAACTCAGCATCTTCCAGGTGCTGCTCAACCATCCGCCGCTGGCGCGCGGCATCAACGACTTGCTCGCCACCATGCTCTGGCACGGGGTGCTCGACCCGCGGCTACGCGAGCTGGTGATCATGCGGATCGGCTGGCTCACCGCCTGCGAATACGAATGGACACAGCACTGGCGCGTCGCATCCCGGCTCGGCGTTCCGGCCGAGGATCTGCTGGGCGTGCGGGATTGGCAGAACCATGCCGGGTTCGGGTCCATCGAGCGGGCCGTGCTCGCGGCCACCGACGACGTGGTCCGCGACGGCGCGGTCAGCGCCGCGAGCTGGGCGGCATGCGAACACGAATTCGCAGGTGACACAACGGTTCTCGTCGAACTCGTCACGGTCATCGGCGCCTGGCGGATGATCGCCTCGATCCTGCAGAGCCTGGAGGTGCCGTTGGAGGAGGGCGTGTCGAGCTGGCCGCCGGACGGCCGATCGCCCCGCTCTTAGCGTCGGCGCTCACACCCCGAGTTGCCCACGCCCCGTGGCCGATTGACTTAGCAATCAATAACTCTTAGCGTCGGTCAATGCGAACCAGGGCCGCCGAGATGCTCGGAGTCGAATTCCCGATCTGCGCCTTCAGCCACTGCCGCGATGTGGTGGCGGCGGTGACCAACGCGGGCGGCTTCGGGATCCTGGGTGCTACCGCGCACAGCCCGCAGCGCCTGCAGAGCGAGCTGACCTGGATCGAGGAGCAGACCGGCGGCAAGCCCTACGGCGTGGACCTGCTGCTGCCGCCCAAGTACGTGGGCGCCGAGCAAGGTGGCATCGACACCGCACAGGCCCGCACCCTGCTGCCCGACGAGCATCGCGCGTTCGTCGACGACCTCCTGGCCCGGTACGGGATCGCGGCGGCCGCCGAGGAACCGCGCCGACCCCTCGGCGGCCTGAACATCTCGCCCAAGGGTTACGAGCCGCTGCTCGACGTGGCGTTCTCCAACAACATCCGGCTGATCGCCAGCGCGCTCGGGCCGCCCCCGCCGGACCTCGTCCAACGCGCGCACGATCAGGACGTGCTGGTCGCGGCGCTGGCCGGGACCACCCGGCACGCGCAGCGGCACGCCGCCGCGGGCGTCGACCTGATCGTCGCGCAAGGCACCGAGGCGGGCGGCCACACCGGCGAGGTGGCGACCATGGTCCTGGTCCCCGAGGTCGTCGACGCCGTGGCGCCGGTGCCCGTCCTGGCCGCCGGCGGAATCGCCCGCGGCCGCCAGATCGCCGCGGCGCTGGCCCTGGGCGCCGAGGGCGTCTGGTGCGGCTCGGTGTGGCTTACCACCGAAGAGGCCGAGACGGTGCCCGTGGTCAAGGAGAAGTTCCTGGCCGCCAGCTCGTCGGACACGGTGCGGTCGCGCTCGATGACGGGCAAGCCGGCGCGGATGCTGCGCACCGCCTGGACCGACGAGTGGGAGCGCCCGGAAAACCCGGATCCGCTGGGCATGCCGCTGCAGACCGCGCTGATCGCCGAGCCGCAGGTGCGCATCAACTCCGCGGCCGCCCACCAGGGTGCCAAGGCGCGCGAGTTGGCCACCTACTTCGTCGGACAGGTGGTGGGCTCGCTCGACCGGGTCCGCCCGACCCGCGCTGTTGTGCTCGACATGGTCGAAGAGTTCATCGATACCATCGGCCGGCTCGACGGCCTGGTCGAGAAGTGATCCGTGGGCCGCTCGGCAACCGTTCGGCCCTGACAATCTTTCGGCCGCTGCCGGGTCACATGCCCAGTTCAGCCTCGCGAACCTGGCCGAATGCTGTGTGCGCCCCTAACGAATGCGTACAGAATCTCCGACACGCGATCCGGGGATTTGACCGTGTCATACCCGTCGTGCATGATCGGTCGGGTTGGCACCTCGTTAGGTGAGGCGTCTACACGAATACAGGCCACTGACCCCGAACGTCGAAAGACGCCCCGGGTCAGGACAGCTCCTCCCGGCTTAAGGGTTGAGCCCAGGTGGCTTCCGGACTACCGGACACGTCGTGTAGTGCCGAATCTCTGACGAGAGGGGTGCGGATCTCCGACGGTCGTCGGATTCTGCTCCTCTGCTGCGCATAGATTGCATGCGACCCGCGCA is part of the Mycobacterium mantenii genome and encodes:
- a CDS encoding NAD(P)H-dependent flavin oxidoreductase: MRTRAAEMLGVEFPICAFSHCRDVVAAVTNAGGFGILGATAHSPQRLQSELTWIEEQTGGKPYGVDLLLPPKYVGAEQGGIDTAQARTLLPDEHRAFVDDLLARYGIAAAAEEPRRPLGGLNISPKGYEPLLDVAFSNNIRLIASALGPPPPDLVQRAHDQDVLVAALAGTTRHAQRHAAAGVDLIVAQGTEAGGHTGEVATMVLVPEVVDAVAPVPVLAAGGIARGRQIAAALALGAEGVWCGSVWLTTEEAETVPVVKEKFLAASSSDTVRSRSMTGKPARMLRTAWTDEWERPENPDPLGMPLQTALIAEPQVRINSAAAHQGAKARELATYFVGQVVGSLDRVRPTRAVVLDMVEEFIDTIGRLDGLVEK
- a CDS encoding carboxymuconolactone decarboxylase family protein — translated: MTTARLPQLPLEEARAAADEAAVPNYMAELSIFQVLLNHPPLARGINDLLATMLWHGVLDPRLRELVIMRIGWLTACEYEWTQHWRVASRLGVPAEDLLGVRDWQNHAGFGSIERAVLAATDDVVRDGAVSAASWAACEHEFAGDTTVLVELVTVIGAWRMIASILQSLEVPLEEGVSSWPPDGRSPRS